CCTACtactgtgtggcccagttcctaacaggccacggattGGTACTGGTACTGGTACTCGTACACGGCCCAAGGGTTGAAGACCCCTGCAATAAAACACTGTCCATCCactgaaagaaatgaagtactgataaatgctacagcatggatgaaataaaaacattatgctaagtcaaagaaaccagtcacaaaaagccACAGATTATACagctccatttatatgaagtgtccagaacaggcaaatccatagacagAAATCCTACCTCTATGGAGTAGTAGCATgggttagtggttgccaggggctagggaaacagagaaatggggagtgactgctaatgggtataggGGTTTTCGGGGggtggtgatgaaaatgttctcaagTTATTGGTGAGTATtgcacactttttttgtttttttgagacggagttcagagttttgctcttgttgcccaggctggagtgcaatggtgcgatctcgtctcaccgcaaccgcaacctccacctcccgggttcaagagattctcctgcctcagcctcccaagtagctgggattacaggcatgcgccaccacgcctggctgattttgtatattttagtagagacgggggtttctccatgttggtcaggctggtctcgaactcgacctcaggtgatccacccacctcagcctcccaaagtattgggattacaggcgtgagccaccgcagccggcctgttttttttttttttgagactaagcctcactctatcatccaggctggagtgcagtggtgcgatctcggttcaccacagcctccgcctcctgggttcaagcaattatcctgccttagcctcctgagtagctgggactataggtgcgtgccaccatgcccggctaatttttgtatatttttagtagagttgggatttcaccatgttgaccaggctggtctcaaactcttgaactcagatgatcggcctgccttggcctcccaaagtgctgggattacaggcatgagccactgcgcccagccaacactttgtttttaaaaccacTAAATTGTACCCtctaaaagggtgaattttaggGTATGTAATTAGATCTCCATAAAAAAGAGAAGTGCTGGCATGAGAAATAGATCAAGACTAAAGTTTAGCTCATAGACGGTCTTTACGGTGTGATGGAAGGAGGCAGTCAACAAGCCTTGATGGGGAGAAGAACAAAGGGATTGAAGGGGGACATATGTGGCACCCAGCAGTATGCACAGTGAAAGATAATGGGGCTATGATTAGGAGCAAAAAGTCCTACATTCAATGCTTTTGAAATCGCATGTGTCTTCTCAAACTCAACCACTTCCCTGACGCCACCCAACATACCAGAAATATGTTTGCTGAAGACTTACTGGCTTAAGTAATAGaataatagctgttattattagaATACTTCAAAAATCAGACTAAAGAAAGGACTGGGCCTCTCAACGTTGCAGGCATGATGGTTAATTGACCACTAACTTGCTAGATTGTACTGGTTACTGAATGCCAGAAGGGTAAAAGGGTGTCTGTAGTTCCTTTACTAGTACTTCGCTACACCTCCTTACCCCTTAATACAGTGTGTACTTCCATATGGTCGTTTTCAgttgtaaattatttcaaatctTAAATCAAAATTCCTCTACATGCATTTGCCTGCAGGATTTGCTCTTACTGGTTTTGGCCTATGGAAccaagtttgaattttttttttttaattggctgggtgcggtggctcatgcctgtaatctcaacactttggaggccgaggggggcggatcacgaggtcaggagatcaagaccatcctggccaacacggtgaaacccgtctctaataaaaatacaaaaattagttgggtgtggtgatgcacacctgtagtcccgggtatttgggaggctgagacaggagaatcacttgaacccgggaagcggaggttgcagtgagccaagatcgcgccactatactccagcctggcaacagagtgagactccgtctcaaaataaataaataaataaataatttaattagctgagcatggtggcatgtgcctgtggtcccagctactcaggaggctgaggcagaagaatcccctgagcccagggggTCGAGGCTACAGCAAGCCacgatggcaccactacactccagcctgtgtgacagagtaacccagtctcaaaaaatacaaataagtgtCTTATGCCTATTCCAGACCCACtgaaccagaatctgcattttgacaaGAACCTCCTCCTCTCATTTATTTGCACATTAAAGGCTGAGAAGCCCTGCTCTGGAGACTGGTTCCAACTGCAGCAGGTCATGATCAGGTGAGTGTGTTGCAGTTTATTAAAGCATTAAATTGTAGGAAGaatgtttttgatattttaaggCAATCCAACATTATTCCTAGAAATGTTACACATTGTTATAATGTTACTGACTTGCACGTATACTTTTCTGAAAGTAAAAGTTATACCTAACACAGGAAATTCAGTGTGTCCTGTAGGCCATCGAGTGTCCTTAATGGTGATGTCAAGGAAAAGCTGTTGGATGTCTTGCCTTTGCCTGCCTCAGGCTTTAACACAGGATGTCTTGTCTGCAGGGCACCTTTTCTGCAATTCAGATCTCACTTCAAATGAGCTTTCCATGGCCACACTAGCCCAGGCCCCCTATCGAAAGCAGTCACCAGTTTTATGAAGGGCCATAACTGCCTTATTAGGATATTTCATATTAGGCTactggcaaaacaaaacaaaaaaactcccaaATCTCAATTTATCTCGTTTACACAAAATCTGATTTTGGGGGTGGGAGCTCTCCCTCTATCCATGACACAGAGATCCAGGATCCCTCCTGTCTTTTGACTCTGCCACTTTAACACATGGCTTCCAATACCTCCATGAAACAGAGACGATGACAAGGAGGACACACGGCACATGACGTGAGTTAGCCATGCAGCACCAACCAAACTGCAAAGGGCCTGGGAAGTGGAAGGGACCACGTGGGCTAGTTTGATGAGCACTTCTTCTGCAAACTGTGTTCTGCTCACAGCATCTCTAGCACTAGTACAGTGCCTGTATGCACAAGAACTCAAATATCTGTAAAGTATGTGGATACCTTCATTTTACTAAAAAGGTCATCCATTAACAGTTTTAGAccgagcatggtggtgcctgtaatctcagcactttgggaggcaaatcacctgaggtcaggagttccaggctgaggtcaggagttccagaccggcctggccaacatggcaaaatcccgcttcttctaaaaatacaaaaaatagccaggcgtggtggttggcgcctgtaatctgagctacttgacaagctgaggcagaatagcttgaacccaggaggcagaggttgcagtgagccgagattgtgccactgcactccagactgggtgacagagcaagagtgtctcagaaaaaaaaaaaaaaaaaaaaaagggggaaaccccatctctactaaaaatacaaaaattagcagggcgtggtgacgtgcgcctgtagtcccagctacttaggaggctaaggcaggagaatcacttgaacccaggaaacagaggttgcagtgagtcaaaaccgcgccactgcactccagccggggtgatggagcaaaaccccacaaaaaaagCACATCACTAGAAcctaaaaatgcttttatttgctCAGGTactgtgtggtattatttcttctataCACTGATGAGGGGGCTGAGATAAAGACCTAGTGAACTAAACAAAGAGCCCAGGCTAATTCTGGGGAAGTAAGATCTGAGGCATATTCTATTATCAGCAATGGATCTCTTCCTGTCAttcaatacaaagaaataagcGCTGTCCTAAGACAATTTGCGACAGAACACTTCCTTTATCAACAATGTAAACTTGTTTAAAGGTTTGTGAAATAAGTCCTGGACACTGAAAAGTAATAAAACACGGCCACTGCGTGAGAGTGAGTTTGTATTAACCACTTCAGATGGACAAGTATGTcagtgctgtttttaaaaattatttctcagccgggcgaggtggctcacgcctgcaatcacagcactttgggaggctgaggcaggcagatcatgaggtcaggagatggagaccatcctggccaacatggtgaaaccccatctctactgaaaatacaaaaaaagtagctaggcatggtggcatgcacttgtagcccagctactcaggaggctgaggcaggagaatcacttgaatccaggaggcagaggttgcagattttgctttattttccttataaaatgACAGTTTAAACAAGATTTCAAGACAGGGCAGGCTGTTTAGCTCAGTGGCTTCTCACCCCAACGGTTTATCGGTTGCTCACATTCCATGTCCCTCATGGGTTAACTGAGTTAAGTGTACCAGCATGGTGACCCAGGCTGGTAgaacagccacttctcaaaatTTACTAATTGCCTGGAAAGAGGATCACGTGTGGGATCTTAAACTTTCATCTGGAAACGACACTTCTCACATTTCAGCCTAGGAAAGTCAGCTGGGCCTTGCAGGTGAAGCACGAACCCAAAAAGCAGGGTTGGAAATCTGTTGCCAGTACTATGACTACCATTTCAATATCTACCTTTATCAATATCAagcctttttctcctcctttatcAGTATCAACTTTATCAACTACCTTTATCAGTATCAAGCCTCTTCCCTCCCCCAAATCACTGGCACGACGTGAAATCACTTATTGTGTATGGTGGCAGGGAAGAGACTGAAATTGTAGTTTTGTGCAAATGAGAAAGTGAGACGTTGCACCCATCAATGTTTACACCTCAGCTTCTTTTGCAACAGGCAATTAAGACTTGGGGAAAGAGAACTCACTCTCAATGCAGCCAGTGAGGGTAGCAATCCGCATTACAGATTACTCGGACTAGTACAGAAGCTTCCACTGCCTTTTCCAAGATACCAAAGAGTTGCTCTAAACATACACTTCTTTCTCTCCATCCCAGAAGTGACCAACTGCCACTCCCTGGACCTTGCTATACCCCTCTCTCCCTGTCACAGATTCAGATATGCAAACAGGGTGCTTCTTCCTACTTTCCAGAAGTGCTCAAGGCTCTCTCCACCTCCTAGCTCCAGCACTCCCAACCCATTCTCAGGCTCTTCCCCATCCCTCTGCAGGTCCCCAGCATAGCCTGATTAGTACAGCTGAGGGTGGACTTAACTCCCCCCGGGAGGGAGCTGCTGGGCTACAAGCTTACAGAAACAGACTACTCAGTATCTCCAGCTGTTACCATGACTGCAGTAAGCACACTCAGAAATGATTCCTAGATGTTTAAACATTTTCCgatagcataatttttttttttttttttggagatggagtcttgctctttcgcccaggctagagtgcagtggcgagatcttggctcccaccattctcctgcctcagcctcccaagtagctgggactacaggcgcccgccaccacgcccggctaatctttcgtatttttagtagagacggggtttcaccgtgttagccaagatggtctcgatctcctgacctcgtgatccgcccacctcggcttcccaaagtgctgggattacaggcgtgagccaccgtgcccggccccaatagcacaaattctttattttttttcactctattgcccaggctggagtgcaatggcgtgatctcagctcactgcaacttccgcctcccaggttcaagtgattttcctgcctctgtaatccctaagtgctgggatgacaggcgtgagccaccgcacccagccataaatTCTTAATATAAATACTAAAATCGAGGAGCAGTTATTTTTACAAGTAAGTGTGGAAAAAAGGTCACCTGAAGGTCTTCCATGGGAGTGGCAGAACGGTTCTTACTCactaaaaattcacaaaataattaTGCAGAACAATAAGCTTTCAAATTACAATCATGTCATGACCTTCCCCCGTTATCTAAGGGCATGAAGCAAGTTCAACCACAAGTGCGTGGCAGCAGAAAACTGCTAGTGCCTTTTGCTCATCAGGCGGCCCAGCGTTAGTCTTGAACATTTTCAAGTATAGAATTGTTTGATGACCCCGGCTAGTTAaggtttccctttctctctcacacacatttcTCAAAGTACCCATCCTCACGAATATCTGACAAGGCACCGATCGAAGAGTCAGTGAAAGAAAAACATCATTATTCTTTGACATCGGCACATTTCAAAACAGCTCATTACACAAAacagccaacttttttttttaattgttttatttgggAAAAGTGCTTCTTACAAAAGGGCAGCTGCAAAATACAGAGACCTCTGcaacaattatttgttttttcttaaagtgAAAGAATGGGTGGGATCCAAGGAATCAAAGCAGTAGATGGACAAACCAGGAGCATCCCCGAGTTATTTTCAGGAAACAGAGCAACAAAACACAAAGGTAAAATTTCCAATCAAGGAATTCTTCCAACAACTTAACTTTAGCTAGTCTCAGGGATTCCCAAGCCCTCCCCTTTGGTGGAAAAGTATGACTTATCACTGCAAACCCATTACTCCACTACAATAAACACCTTAGAACAGAGTTTTGAATCACATCTGTCTACCTGAAAGCTCAGGGGTGGAATGAGGCAAATacccacaaaaacaaacacaaaaacccgACAACAAAATGCCTCAAATGAGGAcaaaggtttctcagaaagtgcCTGTACTGGAAAGGCTAGATCGTAAAACATTAAATACAACTGTGTATCCAAGACCCAGTTTGTGTTAATATATGGGATAACCAAGTAGTTTTAACCTCTATGGCCAACCCCATTTCTCTATTTATATAGACAGAGCTAGCACTGCTATATTGACAACTACCAATATACTGCTTTGCCCTTTAAGATCTATCTGCCACACAAGGCTTAAACCACTAAACCAGGTTTTTCTAAGGCTAAGAATACTGCATCTATGCAGGGATGAGAAGCTtatcacacacccacactcacacacaccatgTCAGCCCTTGGGAGTCAACTTCCAACTCTGCATTGATGTTATGCctctgtatattttatatgtattctttCTCAATTTTCCTATCATGCGAAACAGTAAAAATCTCAACACATTCACGCCTGATTCTGGTTACCCAGTAGTATTACTTGTGTGCAATTAAACAAGAGACCAAAACCACAGAACAAGTGCACGTGGTAGGGATTACAGGGTAGGGAACAGATATAAAATCACAGATGTGCAGATTTCACCAGAAACCTCAAGGATCCACATCCCATGTCTGAGGCAGAGGGCTATTGGCCAGCTTAGGTCCCTTCACCCATCACTCCTATTCTTGGACCCCAAAGCAGGGCCACTGCTTTTACTTTTGAACCTGGGGTCCTCAAAATGAGTGTGTGAAAAGTCCATAAACGCAATCTGGTTGAAAACAGATGACGCAACACACCTACACTAACTGTCTGACAGTTAAATTCGTGTTACAAAAAACTaactttaagatttatttttgtaacttttttcaaCAGGGAAAACAACACACTCCTCAGGGAAAGGTGAGGGGTTGAGAAGACAGGCCCTGGGTAAAAATTCTTAAGACAGCACCTGGAGTTGAGAGGCCTGCCTAGGAGAGAACACAGGCACTGCCACACCACCACAGGGGACAGCTGCTGTCTGGGGTCAGCAGACCAGTTCACACACCACGCAAGGTTGCTATAGATCCAAGTCATAAAAATCTTCCAGCTCATCATGAAACAAGTCCCACTCATCTTCAGAGTCTGTTAGTTCGTCGTCCCCACCTGCagccaaaagcataagcaacatcTCGCCCAGCTCAAAGGTGACAACCTCTTCTTCATCGTTGTCAAAGGGGTTGCTGTTCTCTCTTTCCTCAATGAGTTCCCAGAAGTGGTTCCTTCGTTGGGCCTGTAAAAAACAAGGCCATGATAGGGATGGCACTGTCGAGCAGTATCTTCTATCCTGTTGTTTATAAGGCAAAACGTCCAGCACACCAGAGGGCATGACGAACCAGACTTCTTAGTTAGGGTTTCCATTtaccacttcctcccctctggTTACTTGATGGAAATCGTTTAGGCTAGAGCtttaacacacatttttttttcctttcctatccCTCCCAGTTTTCTGAGGTTTGTTTCCTCCTTTAATACTCTACACTTTCGCTCCCAGACCTGAGCGTTAACCTTCTCCTTCCCCTACCCCAATATGTGCAGGACTCAACTGATACCTTGGCATTTCCCCTCCTTTAAAAAAACAGTGAGAGTTACCCGGTATCTGCTTGATGTtcccactttctgtctctgtggctCCTCTCTACGGCCATCAGGGTACGCATGCTTGTAAAAACAGTTCCCTCCAAATGGGCAGCTCCCACGTCCTTCATCAAAATACCTGCACGCCTTGTTGCTGGAAAGGAAAATATCGCAACCCTTATTCACAGTGGATTTCAGGTCTGTATTTGACTATCATCCGGGGTTTCGTTAAACAGGTAGGGATAGAACCAGTATGTCAGCTTACAGCCCTCCCCAAGATGTGTTcttataaacatgtgtgtgccaATGCAAGAAATACCAACCAGAAACCGGTAACTCTGTTCAAGTCTATGCTGGTTAATAGCTCTAGTACAAGCAGATGCCAGAGAGAGCAAATCTTCTAGAAAGCCAACACACGAGAACATAGGACAGCTATGACATGGATTCAGAATAAGGTAGAACCCCACTCGTGGGGCCGTACTTGTCAACAGTAGAGACCTCTTTATAACACAGTCCCTTGGCGCAGACCCCAAGGACTGTGTTATAGCAAGATATATACTGGGTGTTATCAGGGTGACAAAATAAACTGTCCTGGGAAGTCAAAGAAGGGTAGGAAGGAGGTAGGAGTGTATAATGCAGCACCATTCTTTTCAAAGTCAACCCAAGCTTTGTTGGGCTCTTCGCTTGAGAAAAGGCTGCAGTGCTCATACCTCATTGCCTCCTTGTATTTCAGAATGAGTTtctgcttctcttctttctcctccaccCAGTACTCACTTGGAATGACAAAGTTAGATGTGATCCGGCATTCTGGGCAGGACCTGGGAAACAATGAACAGGCTGCAATGCAAATTCCCCTTTTACAGGCCCACTCTTCAAGGACACACTCTGGTGTGTCGCCTCCAGACTTAAAGACTTAACTGAAAGGCACATGGGCATTTCCTGAAAGGGTTTCACATACTGTCGCACAACTGACCATTTCTTTCAAGCAAGACAACCTCCTTTATAAATCCAACTCAAGGGCtagccagttctttttttttgttgtttttgaaaaatataacttaggtaaaaaacaaaagcaaaaaaagacatttcacacAGACTCCTTTTTCTTTcgtttaaataaatttatttcttgtagCTTTGCTCTGTTtagattatgtggtttttgttcaGTTATGAGAACAATCTTTAAAGGATGGTGGATTATTGGCTAGCTTAATGAATGGAATAGGAAAGTGGAAATGTAAAACGTCAGGAAACATACATTCAGAGCTAGATCAGTTTGTTCACTGAGCCTAAACTGGCTAATAATCCATTAAACACAATCTCCTCAGAAAAAGCACGAAGATTCTAACTGATACACAGGGTTTCCTCATTCAAATAAAAGTAGATAGACCAACTAACCTAGAAGCTAGctgaaatacaaagaagaaatccCCATTAGAATATCCCAGTTTCAAGATAAAATGCATGCATTTAAATGCGGTCCATCTGGTTGAAAGTTGGCACAAGTTACTAAATTCTTccccaaaagagaaagcacaaATGAAGACTGGGGAGGAGTCTCACTTTATGATCTTGCTCTCAAATTGCTTAGCACTCCTCCACTTGCGAATGCACTTGAGACAGTAGGTGTGGTTGCAGTTGGAGAGGATCCCGAAGCGGCGCTCACTGGGGTTGGCTTTCTCATAGACCACCTCCATGCAGATCCCACACACCATGTCCTTGCTGCGCTGCACGGCAAATGAGAGCTCCATGTCCTTCTCATGGGCCTCAATGCACGACTAGAGAAGGTGGAGAGAGAACAAGTGGAATCGAGTCATTGAATCCTGAAAAACTTGAGCAACAGTTAATGATTCACAGTCAAAGAATCAAATAGTCAACTGAAAAAACAATGCTCCCAAGCTGACACGAAAATTAGCTTTGCTGACAAGTAAACACAGGTgcggtgttttttgtttgtttgtttgtttgttttgtggtggTACTTAACAATACTAGAAAATCAAACTATGAGGACTCAACTTCGGGAACTGAAAAATTACCCAATTTTCTCTGCCCCAAACCTGGAGCTCAACTACATTAAAGACAGTTTTCCATACTGTTTGTTATTTCTGGTTTCTACATGAGGTTAAGACCCTAGTTAAAACCTGTCAGAAAATAAGGGTGACAGGCACGTAACTCTCTTATGcctttaaagaaaaacatcttcATCGAGATTTTTCAACTACGCAGCTTGACAGATTGATGCACACTTAAGTTAGGTTAGATTAGCccactttggggctattataaataatggtgCCAAGAACATTCATGTAccaatttttgtgtggacatcatATTTTAACTTATAAAAAACATGATTATAGGAAacataaaaatgcagaaaactcccagcactttggaaggccaaggctgggtggatcacatgaggcctggagttcgagaccagcctggtcaacatggcgaaaccccatctctactaaaaatacaaaaatgagccaggcgtggtggtgcatgcctgtagtcccagctattcggtaggctgaggcagaatggcttgaaccagggaggcagaggctgcaatgagccgagactgcgctgctacactccagcctgggtgacaaagcaagactctgcctcaaaaaaaaaaataaaaataaaaaaaataacactGCAGAAAAGCAATGTCATCCATAATCTCACATCATCACTAAACATGTCTTTTCCTaaacctttaaaagaaaaaacatatattcAGAGGTAGGTTCTACTATCTCAATATATAGATATAACGTATAGAGATTTATCCTGCCTAAAATCACAAAAGTACGCTGAAGATAGGGATCAAATTATGTCTGCCTTATAACATGCCTCACCCCCTACAATCACatttaaaaagatggaaatttaaaagagATGGAAATGATTAGAAGCAAACTTTGCTCCAATAAAGTTAAAGTTTATAATACAATGTCTTCTGGAACCTACCCTGGCTCCCATACATTGCTGCTGGAAATGTAAAAtcctgcagccactgtggaaaagtaTGGCAGTTCATCAAAACGTAAAGCATAGAGCTCCTatgtaacccagcaattccactcctaggtaacTGAAaacatatcttcacagaaaaacctatatatacaaatgttcctagcagccttattcataatagccaaaaactgaaaatgatctaagtgtccatcaactcatgaatggaaaaacaaatgtgGTCTAGCCAACAAAGACAGTAATTCAGCCATCAAAACTAAGAACTGCTACACACAACCACACAGAGAACCTTGAAagcactatgttaagtgaaagaagccagtcacaaaggaccacattacaggattccatttacatgaaatgtccacaATAGGCCAATTCAGAGACAAAGCAGATTCGTTATTGCCAGGAGCTGGAGGAAGGGTGGAATaaagagtgactgctaatgggtgtATGATGATCAAAGTATCCTAAAATTAGTAAAATGGTAATGGTTGCACatctctg
This DNA window, taken from Pongo pygmaeus isolate AG05252 chromosome 6, NHGRI_mPonPyg2-v2.0_pri, whole genome shotgun sequence, encodes the following:
- the MKRN1 gene encoding E3 ubiquitin-protein ligase makorin-1 isoform X2, with translation MYIFLELPYSIIQYFMHGVCKEGDNCRYSHDLSDSPYSVVCKYFQRGYCIYGDRCRYEHSKPLKQEEASVTELTTKSSLAASSSLSSIVGPLVEMNTGEAESRNSNFATVGAGSEDWVNAIEFVPGQPYCGRTAPSCTEAPPQGSVTKEESEKEQTAVETKKQLCPYAAVGECRYGENCVYLHGDSCDMCGLQVLHPMDAAQRSQHIKSCIEAHEKDMELSFAVQRSKDMVCGICMEVVYEKANPSERRFGILSNCNHTYCLKCIRKWRSAKQFESKIIKSCPECRITSNFVIPSEYWVEEKEEKQKLILKYKEAMSNKACRYFDEGRGSCPFGGNCFYKHAYPDGRREEPQRQKVGTSSRYRAQRRNHFWELIEERENSNPFDNDEEEVVTFELGEMLLMLLAAGGDDELTDSEDEWDLFHDELEDFYDLDL